Proteins co-encoded in one Prescottella sp. R16 genomic window:
- the recX gene encoding recombination regulator RecX, translated as MNHDDNDRDDNDHYDRYGSDDVTTGRRRSTPRRRDSSGRPLGEDGQPFELKGSPETLAARAKDVCLRLLTDRARSRAELEQKLVQKGYPQAVIDTVLGRLTEVGLVDDTAFAEQWVHSRHTYSGRGRRALATELRRKGIDDATSQEALSAISTDDERERAAELVRRKLVRTTADDIADRNDRERLMRRLVGMLARRGYPAGMSFAVVKDELGNLG; from the coding sequence ATGAACCACGACGACAACGATCGCGACGACAACGATCATTACGACCGGTACGGCAGCGACGACGTCACCACCGGCCGGCGTCGCTCCACTCCCCGGCGCCGGGACAGCTCGGGCCGTCCACTCGGGGAGGACGGGCAGCCGTTCGAGCTGAAGGGCTCCCCGGAAACCCTCGCCGCCCGGGCGAAGGACGTGTGCCTGCGCCTGCTCACCGACCGGGCCCGCAGCCGCGCCGAACTCGAGCAGAAACTCGTACAGAAGGGCTACCCGCAGGCGGTGATCGACACCGTCCTGGGCCGGCTCACCGAGGTCGGGCTCGTCGACGACACCGCGTTCGCGGAGCAGTGGGTGCATTCGCGGCACACCTATTCGGGGCGCGGCCGCCGCGCCCTGGCCACCGAGTTGCGGCGCAAGGGCATCGACGACGCCACCTCGCAGGAGGCGCTGTCGGCGATCAGCACCGACGACGAACGCGAGCGTGCCGCCGAGTTGGTGCGCCGCAAACTGGTTCGCACCACTGCCGACGACATCGCCGACCGCAACGATCGGGAACGGTTGATGCGCCGCCTCGTCGGTATGCTCGCCCGCCGCGGCTATCCGGCTGGCATGTCGTTCGCCGTCGTCAAGGACGAACTCGGGAACCTCGGCTGA
- a CDS encoding amino acid ABC transporter permease: MGLIDTYGDQLVSAFWTTIQLTLWSALGALIWGTILAAMRVSPVPILRIFATWYVNIFRNTPLTLIIVFCSVGLYQNLGVYFAPEDSPHFIDQNNFRLAVLGFVVYTAAFVCESLRSGINTVPLGQAEAARSLGLTFTQSIRMIVLPQAFRAVIAPLGSVLIALTKNTTIASAIGVAEASLLMKTMIENEADKLFLVFGIFALGFMILTMPVGFLFGYLGKRLAVKR; the protein is encoded by the coding sequence ATGGGACTGATCGACACTTACGGAGACCAACTCGTCAGCGCGTTCTGGACGACGATCCAGCTGACGTTGTGGTCGGCACTCGGCGCCCTGATCTGGGGCACGATCCTGGCGGCCATGCGGGTCTCCCCCGTACCGATCCTGCGGATCTTCGCGACCTGGTACGTCAACATCTTCCGGAACACGCCGTTGACACTCATCATCGTGTTCTGCTCGGTGGGCCTCTACCAGAACCTCGGCGTGTACTTCGCACCCGAGGATTCCCCGCACTTCATCGACCAGAACAACTTCCGGCTCGCAGTCCTCGGTTTCGTCGTCTACACGGCCGCGTTCGTGTGCGAGTCGCTGCGGTCGGGCATCAACACCGTGCCGCTCGGTCAGGCCGAGGCCGCCCGCTCGCTCGGACTGACGTTCACACAGTCCATCCGGATGATCGTGCTGCCGCAGGCGTTCCGTGCGGTCATCGCCCCGCTCGGCAGTGTGCTCATCGCATTGACGAAGAACACGACCATCGCGTCGGCGATCGGCGTGGCCGAGGCGTCACTGCTGATGAAGACCATGATCGAGAACGAGGCCGACAAACTGTTCCTGGTGTTCGGCATCTTCGCGCTCGGCTTCATGATCCTGACCATGCCGGTCGGATTCCTGTTCGGTTACCTCGGCAAGCGTTTGGCGGTGAAGCGATGA
- a CDS encoding glutamate ABC transporter substrate-binding protein, whose product MKRIRFSPSRLIGAVAALTVVVLTASGCGSSEPRDVLADAADGHLTIGTKFDQPGLALREPDKTMTGFDVAVAKYIANYLGVPESGITWREAPSAQRETLIKNGEVDYVVGTYSITDNRKKVVDFAGPYYIAGQSLLVRADDDSITGPESLENGKKLCSVSGSTPAQKIKQSYPNVQLQQFDSYSSCVEALHRGKVDALTTDDIILAGYASQYPGEFKLAGQPFTVEPYGVGLPKGDTAARDKINDAIEDMIATGAWERELEKAMGESGFTLPAPPAVDRY is encoded by the coding sequence ATGAAACGCATTCGATTCTCCCCGTCCCGGTTGATCGGGGCCGTGGCGGCGCTGACCGTCGTCGTCCTGACCGCATCCGGTTGCGGCAGCAGCGAACCGCGGGACGTGCTCGCCGACGCCGCCGACGGGCACCTGACGATCGGCACCAAGTTCGACCAGCCCGGTCTGGCGCTGCGCGAACCCGACAAGACGATGACCGGTTTCGACGTCGCGGTCGCGAAGTACATCGCGAACTACCTGGGTGTGCCCGAGAGCGGTATCACGTGGCGCGAGGCACCGTCGGCGCAGCGTGAGACGCTCATCAAGAACGGTGAGGTCGACTACGTGGTCGGCACGTATTCGATCACCGACAACCGCAAGAAGGTCGTCGACTTCGCCGGCCCGTACTACATTGCGGGACAGTCGCTGCTGGTGCGCGCGGACGACGACTCGATCACCGGACCGGAATCACTCGAGAACGGCAAGAAGCTGTGCTCGGTGTCCGGTTCGACGCCCGCGCAGAAGATCAAGCAGTCGTATCCGAACGTGCAGTTGCAGCAGTTCGACAGCTACTCGTCGTGCGTCGAGGCCCTGCACCGCGGCAAGGTCGACGCCCTGACCACCGACGACATCATCCTGGCCGGCTACGCGTCGCAGTACCCCGGCGAGTTCAAGCTCGCCGGGCAGCCGTTCACGGTCGAGCCGTACGGCGTGGGCCTCCCCAAGGGCGACACCGCGGCCCGCGACAAGATCAACGACGCGATCGAGGACATGATCGCGACCGGCGCGTGGGAACGCGAACTCGAGAAGGCCATGGGCGAATCCGGGTTCACGCTGCCCGCCCCGCCTGCGGTCGACCGGTACTGA
- a CDS encoding amino acid ABC transporter permease — MTQQASVLFDMPGPRARVRNRLIAIVFGVVLIGLALYVLNVLADNGQLEADKWSPFLDHFTWTTYLLPGLKGTLLAAALSIVFALILGAILGIGRLSDHRWVRWVSGAIVEFFRAIPVLILMIFAYQAFAQYGVFPSGQLALAAVVVGLTLYNGSVIAEILRAGILSLPKGQTEAASALGMRKSQMMRLILLPQAITTMLPALVSQMVVALKDSALGYQIGYIELIRSGQQAASYYRNFFAALVVVGAIMVIINFALTSFATWLEKRLRTGGRKGIKRTVLSTDADILDGAPGVDDFDGDRARSQPRS, encoded by the coding sequence ATGACCCAGCAGGCGAGTGTTCTCTTCGACATGCCCGGGCCCCGCGCCCGGGTCCGCAACCGGCTGATCGCGATCGTGTTCGGCGTCGTCCTGATCGGGCTCGCCCTGTACGTGCTGAACGTGCTGGCCGACAACGGTCAGCTCGAGGCCGACAAATGGTCGCCGTTCCTCGATCACTTCACGTGGACGACGTACCTGCTGCCGGGACTCAAGGGCACCCTGCTGGCGGCGGCCCTGTCGATCGTGTTCGCGCTGATCCTCGGCGCGATCCTCGGCATCGGACGACTGTCGGACCACCGGTGGGTGCGCTGGGTCAGCGGCGCGATCGTCGAGTTCTTCCGCGCCATCCCGGTGCTGATCCTGATGATCTTCGCGTACCAGGCATTCGCCCAGTACGGCGTGTTCCCGTCCGGGCAGTTGGCGCTGGCCGCAGTCGTGGTCGGTCTGACGCTGTACAACGGTTCGGTGATCGCGGAGATCCTGCGGGCCGGCATCCTGTCGCTCCCCAAGGGACAGACGGAGGCGGCGTCCGCGCTCGGTATGCGCAAGAGCCAGATGATGCGGCTGATCCTGCTGCCGCAGGCGATCACCACGATGCTGCCGGCGCTGGTGTCGCAGATGGTGGTGGCACTCAAGGACTCGGCGCTCGGCTACCAGATCGGCTACATCGAACTGATCCGCAGCGGCCAGCAGGCGGCGTCGTACTACCGCAACTTCTTCGCCGCACTCGTCGTGGTCGGTGCGATCATGGTGATCATCAACTTCGCGCTCACCTCGTTCGCGACGTGGCTCGAGAAGCGCCTGCGCACCGGCGGCAGGAAGGGCATCAAGCGGACCGTGCTGTCCACCGACGCCGACATCCTCGACGGCGCCCCCGGCGTCGACGACTTCGACGGCGATCGGGCCCGGTCACAGCCCCGCAGCTGA
- a CDS encoding amino acid ABC transporter ATP-binding protein, with protein MISMTGVNKHYGDLHVLKNIDLEIPAGQVVVMLGPSGSGKSTLCRTINRLEPIDQGIITIDGTAVPAEGRALARLRSNVGMVFQSFNLFAHKTVLENVMLAPIKVRGLDKATAKKNAHALLERVGIASQADKYPAQLSGGQQQRVAIARSLAMEPKVMLFDEPTSALDPEMVNEVLDVMVGLAKEGMTMIVVTHEMGFARKAADRIIFMADGQILEDTDPDTFFTAPKSDRAKDFLGKILGH; from the coding sequence ATGATCTCGATGACAGGGGTGAACAAGCACTACGGTGATCTGCACGTTCTGAAGAACATCGACCTCGAGATCCCCGCCGGGCAGGTCGTCGTCATGCTCGGTCCCTCGGGGTCCGGCAAGTCGACGCTGTGCCGCACGATCAACCGGCTCGAACCGATCGATCAGGGCATCATCACGATCGACGGAACCGCCGTCCCGGCCGAGGGGCGGGCGCTGGCCCGGCTGCGCTCGAACGTCGGCATGGTGTTCCAGAGCTTCAACCTGTTCGCGCACAAGACGGTGCTCGAGAACGTGATGCTCGCCCCGATCAAGGTGCGCGGCCTCGACAAGGCCACCGCGAAGAAGAACGCTCACGCCCTGCTCGAGCGGGTCGGTATCGCGTCGCAGGCCGACAAGTATCCGGCCCAGCTGTCCGGCGGGCAGCAGCAGCGTGTCGCGATCGCCCGCTCGCTCGCGATGGAACCGAAGGTGATGCTGTTCGACGAGCCGACATCGGCCCTCGACCCCGAGATGGTCAACGAGGTCCTCGACGTCATGGTCGGCCTCGCCAAGGAGGGCATGACGATGATCGTCGTCACCCACGAGATGGGATTCGCCCGCAAGGCCGCGGACCGCATCATCTTCATGGCCGACGGCCAGATCCTCGAGGACACCGACCCGGACACTTTCTTCACCGCCCCGAAGTCCGATCGTGCCAAGGACTTCCTCGGCAAGATCCTCGGGCACTGA
- a CDS encoding arylamine N-acetyltransferase: MPDEPLIGASWRTDLFDVPAYLDAVGVASGEPTLDLLGDLHVAHVRTFPFANVDVLLGTHPGVTPDAVQDQLVRRRRGGYCFEHAQIFAAALEHLGFTIRRNLGRVHELTNTRTHMTVTVEIDGRRWLCDPGFGFSITGPIALEHGAVHVDGDREFVLEETTDDATTVWALTRGGKAEHYVDTAPVHPSDVRTGHFVTSREPHSPFRQHLMVMRHLPHAHVTVTEGARTVRAPGCETEHVTLSVAEAVDAVQELGVELGPGEDAVLAKVLAGLRDRASRRND, translated from the coding sequence ATGCCCGACGAACCCCTGATCGGCGCGTCCTGGCGGACCGACCTGTTCGACGTTCCCGCCTACCTCGATGCGGTCGGTGTCGCATCCGGCGAACCCACCCTCGACCTGCTCGGGGATCTGCACGTCGCGCACGTACGCACGTTCCCGTTCGCGAACGTCGACGTCCTGCTCGGCACCCATCCCGGGGTGACGCCGGACGCGGTCCAGGATCAGCTCGTGCGGCGCCGCCGCGGCGGCTACTGCTTCGAACACGCCCAGATCTTCGCCGCAGCCCTCGAACATCTCGGGTTCACGATCCGCCGCAATCTCGGCCGCGTCCACGAACTCACCAATACCCGCACCCACATGACCGTCACAGTGGAGATCGACGGCCGGCGGTGGCTGTGCGATCCGGGTTTCGGGTTCAGCATCACCGGACCGATCGCGCTCGAGCACGGCGCCGTGCACGTCGACGGCGACCGCGAGTTCGTCCTGGAGGAGACGACGGACGACGCCACCACGGTGTGGGCATTGACCCGTGGCGGGAAGGCCGAACACTACGTCGATACGGCGCCTGTGCATCCGTCGGACGTGCGGACCGGGCACTTCGTCACGTCCCGGGAACCGCACTCGCCGTTTCGGCAGCACCTCATGGTGATGCGGCACCTGCCGCACGCGCACGTCACGGTCACCGAGGGCGCCCGGACGGTGCGGGCACCGGGATGCGAGACCGAGCACGTGACGTTGTCCGTCGCCGAGGCGGTCGACGCCGTGCAGGAACTGGGCGTCGAACTCGGGCCGGGGGAGGACGCGGTTCTCGCGAAGGTGCTGGCCGGGTTGCGGGACCGCGCGAGCCGCCGAAACGATTGA
- a CDS encoding DUF3046 domain-containing protein produces MRLTEFHELVRDEFGHLRGDALLVDHVVGSLDGRTAAGAIEDGVDPRVVWRALCEEFDVPAQRR; encoded by the coding sequence GTGCGATTGACCGAATTCCACGAGCTCGTCCGCGACGAGTTCGGACACCTCCGCGGTGACGCCCTCCTCGTCGATCATGTCGTCGGCAGCCTCGACGGCCGGACCGCGGCCGGTGCCATCGAGGACGGCGTCGACCCGCGTGTGGTGTGGCGGGCGTTGTGCGAGGAGTTCGACGTCCCGGCCCAACGGCGCTAG
- the recA gene encoding recombinase RecA — protein sequence MAPQAHDRDKALELALAQIDKSFGKGSVMRLGEEARQPIAVIPTGSIALDVALGIGGLPRGRVVEIYGPESSGKTTVALHAVANAQANGGVAAFIDAEHALDPEYARKLGVDTDALLVSQPDTGEQALEIADMLIRSGALDIIVVDSVAALVPRAEIEGEMGDSHVGLQARLMSQALRKMTGALNNSGTTAIFINQLREKIGVMFGSPETTTGGKALKFYSSVRLDVRRIETLKDGSDAVGNRTRVKVVKNKVSPPFKQAEFDILYGQGISKEGSLIDMGVEHGFIRKSGSWYTYEGDQLGQGKENARKFLLENTDIRDEIEKKIKEKLGIGAVLTDEAPEQADF from the coding sequence ATGGCACCACAGGCACACGACCGCGACAAGGCGCTCGAGCTCGCTCTTGCCCAGATCGACAAGAGCTTCGGCAAGGGTTCGGTGATGCGTCTCGGTGAGGAGGCCCGCCAGCCCATCGCCGTGATTCCCACCGGCTCCATCGCCCTGGACGTCGCCCTGGGCATCGGCGGCCTGCCCCGGGGCCGCGTCGTCGAGATCTACGGCCCGGAATCCTCGGGTAAGACGACCGTTGCACTGCATGCGGTCGCCAACGCGCAGGCCAACGGGGGTGTCGCGGCGTTCATCGACGCCGAGCACGCCCTCGATCCGGAATATGCCCGCAAGCTCGGTGTCGACACCGACGCCCTGCTGGTGTCGCAGCCGGACACCGGTGAGCAGGCGCTCGAGATCGCGGACATGCTGATCCGTTCCGGCGCGCTCGACATCATCGTCGTCGACTCGGTGGCCGCACTCGTGCCGCGCGCCGAGATCGAGGGCGAGATGGGCGACAGCCACGTCGGCCTGCAGGCCCGGCTGATGAGCCAGGCCCTGCGCAAGATGACCGGTGCGCTCAACAACTCGGGCACCACCGCGATCTTCATCAACCAGCTGCGCGAGAAGATCGGCGTCATGTTCGGCTCGCCGGAGACCACGACCGGTGGTAAGGCGCTCAAGTTCTACTCGTCGGTGCGCCTCGACGTGCGCCGTATCGAGACCCTCAAGGACGGCTCCGACGCGGTCGGCAACCGCACCCGCGTCAAGGTCGTCAAGAACAAGGTGTCGCCGCCGTTCAAGCAGGCCGAGTTCGACATCCTGTACGGCCAGGGCATCTCCAAGGAGGGCTCGCTGATCGACATGGGTGTCGAGCACGGGTTCATCCGCAAGTCCGGCTCCTGGTACACGTACGAGGGCGACCAGCTGGGCCAGGGCAAGGAGAACGCCCGCAAGTTCCTTCTCGAGAACACCGACATCCGTGACGAGATCGAGAAGAAGATCAAGGAGAAGCTCGGTATCGGCGCGGTCCTCACCGACGAGGCCCCCGAGCAGGCCGACTTCTAG
- a CDS encoding LLM class F420-dependent oxidoreductase produces MSIRLGYQMPNFSYQTPVRDLFPTVVRQAREAEAAGFDAVFVMDHFYQLPGIGEPDEPMLEAYTALAGIAAATESVQLSALVTGNTYRNPTLLAKTVSTLDVVSGGRAVLGIGAGWFELEHRQLGFEFGTFTDRFERLDEALQIIAPMLRGERPTFDGTWYRTETAINEPRIRDDLPILLGGGGEKKTFGLAARYANHLNIIANAAELPRKLDALARRCEEAGRDRSTLETSFLAFVMIDEDGDKAREMQRTFLLSRGVDLEALSEEERAAATDRQFVGNPDEVAEQVQARVLDVGVDGIIVNLVTNGHQPGIVELAGRTLGPLVRG; encoded by the coding sequence ATGAGTATTCGCCTGGGATACCAGATGCCGAACTTCAGCTATCAGACACCGGTCCGTGACCTGTTCCCCACCGTGGTCCGCCAGGCCCGGGAGGCCGAGGCCGCCGGATTCGACGCCGTGTTCGTGATGGACCACTTCTATCAACTGCCCGGGATCGGGGAGCCGGACGAGCCGATGCTCGAGGCGTACACGGCGCTCGCCGGGATCGCGGCGGCCACCGAGTCCGTCCAGTTGTCGGCGCTCGTCACCGGCAACACGTACCGCAATCCGACGCTCCTCGCCAAGACGGTGTCGACGCTCGATGTGGTCAGCGGCGGGCGGGCGGTCCTGGGCATCGGGGCCGGCTGGTTCGAACTCGAACACCGGCAGCTCGGTTTCGAGTTCGGGACGTTCACCGACCGGTTCGAGCGACTCGACGAGGCCCTGCAGATCATCGCCCCCATGCTCCGCGGGGAGCGCCCCACGTTCGACGGCACGTGGTACCGCACGGAGACCGCGATCAACGAACCCCGTATCCGGGACGATCTGCCGATCCTGCTCGGCGGTGGCGGCGAGAAGAAGACGTTCGGCCTCGCCGCCCGGTACGCGAACCACCTCAACATCATCGCGAACGCCGCCGAGCTGCCCCGCAAGCTCGACGCCCTGGCACGGCGGTGCGAGGAGGCCGGCCGCGACCGGTCGACACTCGAGACGAGTTTCCTCGCGTTCGTGATGATCGACGAGGACGGCGACAAGGCCCGCGAGATGCAGCGCACCTTCCTGCTTTCGCGCGGCGTCGACCTGGAAGCACTGTCCGAGGAGGAGCGGGCCGCCGCCACCGACCGGCAGTTCGTCGGCAATCCCGACGAGGTGGCCGAACAGGTGCAGGCCCGGGTACTCGACGTCGGCGTCGACGGAATCATCGTCAACCTCGTCACCAACGGGCACCAGCCGGGAATCGTCGAACTCGCCGGCCGCACCCTGGGGCCGCTCGTGCGCGGGTGA
- a CDS encoding glycosyltransferase, whose amino-acid sequence MRVAVVAGPEAGHAVPALALCRKLVAAGDDPVFFSAGRWLDVARDQGIEARKLGGLAPREFDDDADSGAKLHARAAHVSTALLPDMRAVAPDLVVSDVITVGGGMAAERLGIPWVELSPHPLYLPSKGLPPIGSGLAAGTGVRGRVRDAILRAMTAPALRKGTTQRGEARASVGLPFDDPGPAARMIATLPALEVPRPDWPSDAHLVGPLVWEPADNVLEPPPGDGPLLVLAPSTASTGADGMLDTAIRALDGLGVRLLVTLFETPDIDLPDWVRAGFGRQDAMLSGASALICGAGHGVLAKGLLAGVPLVTVPGGGDQWEVANRVARQGSGVLLRPLTVDALRDGVRRVLDDPAFTAAARRAAAGAADVADPVTICHAAAT is encoded by the coding sequence ATGCGCGTAGCCGTTGTCGCCGGGCCCGAGGCCGGGCATGCCGTTCCCGCTCTGGCGTTGTGCCGGAAACTTGTTGCGGCGGGTGACGATCCGGTGTTCTTCTCGGCGGGACGCTGGCTGGACGTCGCCCGGGATCAGGGGATCGAGGCTCGCAAGCTCGGGGGGCTCGCGCCGCGGGAGTTCGACGACGACGCCGATTCGGGCGCGAAACTGCACGCCCGGGCGGCGCACGTGTCGACGGCCCTGCTGCCGGACATGCGTGCGGTGGCGCCGGATCTGGTGGTGTCCGACGTCATCACGGTCGGCGGCGGCATGGCGGCGGAGCGGCTCGGGATCCCGTGGGTGGAGTTGTCCCCGCACCCGCTGTACCTGCCGTCGAAGGGGCTGCCGCCCATCGGGTCCGGGCTCGCTGCCGGGACCGGTGTGCGGGGTCGGGTCCGGGACGCGATCCTGCGGGCGATGACGGCGCCGGCGTTGCGGAAGGGGACGACCCAGCGCGGTGAGGCCCGCGCGAGCGTCGGCCTGCCGTTCGACGATCCGGGTCCGGCGGCACGGATGATCGCGACGCTGCCGGCGCTCGAGGTGCCGCGCCCGGACTGGCCGTCCGACGCGCACCTCGTCGGCCCGCTCGTATGGGAACCCGCCGACAACGTTCTCGAACCGCCGCCCGGTGACGGACCGCTGCTCGTGCTCGCGCCGTCCACTGCGTCCACCGGCGCCGACGGCATGCTCGACACCGCGATCCGCGCCCTCGACGGGCTGGGGGTGCGACTGCTGGTGACGCTGTTCGAGACGCCCGACATCGACCTGCCCGACTGGGTGCGGGCCGGGTTCGGCCGCCAGGACGCGATGCTGTCCGGGGCGTCCGCACTGATCTGCGGTGCCGGGCACGGCGTCCTCGCCAAGGGGCTGCTCGCCGGGGTGCCGCTCGTGACCGTCCCTGGTGGCGGCGACCAGTGGGAGGTCGCCAACCGGGTGGCCAGGCAGGGCAGCGGTGTCCTGCTCCGGCCGCTCACCGTCGACGCCCTCAGGGACGGGGTGCGACGGGTGTTGGACGATCCGGCGTTCACGGCCGCCGCCCGCCGTGCCGCCGCGGGGGCCGCCGACGTCGCGGACCCGGTCACGATCTGCCACGCCGCCGCGACCTGA
- a CDS encoding SMI1/KNR4 family protein — translation MVYWAVARTEAGSGEIRVEDGYLDGDDAAVARIVEVGRRVSAESGTASVWVHLGSVTAHVPAFGAPDVDDAALATEVCGALADAERNQRAVSNAAAAARMTDPRPIHPTPSGSVREQWARITGWAQEHLAGAEFRGADPDRIVEAAAATGQTWPDELVALFSLANGEPEGRRIRVIPGYELFTLDRVVEDRERSIRIWDETARAYGFELRDPPGAAGFEAGTYIPAFVPFAGRDSNYLCVDTRPGPLHGTVFEFDETGADSAGPAWQSISALLADIADALTSGRMFVDGQRPSVQDGTDLEWDWTDRASDVEFAVRNATLGT, via the coding sequence ATGGTGTACTGGGCGGTCGCCCGAACCGAGGCAGGTTCGGGCGAGATCCGAGTCGAGGACGGCTACCTCGACGGGGACGATGCCGCGGTGGCACGGATCGTCGAGGTAGGACGTCGGGTCAGTGCCGAATCGGGCACCGCCTCGGTGTGGGTGCACCTGGGGTCCGTGACCGCGCATGTCCCCGCGTTCGGTGCACCCGATGTCGACGACGCGGCACTCGCGACAGAGGTGTGCGGGGCCCTCGCAGATGCGGAGCGGAATCAGCGTGCGGTCTCCAACGCGGCGGCAGCAGCCCGAATGACCGATCCGCGTCCGATCCACCCCACACCGTCGGGATCGGTGCGCGAGCAGTGGGCACGCATCACCGGCTGGGCACAGGAACACTTGGCGGGCGCCGAGTTCCGTGGAGCCGACCCCGACCGCATCGTGGAGGCGGCGGCCGCTACGGGACAGACGTGGCCCGATGAGCTGGTCGCGTTGTTCTCACTCGCGAACGGCGAGCCCGAAGGACGCCGGATCAGAGTGATTCCCGGATACGAACTGTTCACCCTCGACCGGGTGGTCGAAGACAGGGAACGGTCCATTCGGATCTGGGACGAAACCGCTCGCGCGTACGGCTTCGAACTCAGGGACCCACCGGGTGCGGCCGGTTTCGAAGCCGGAACCTATATCCCCGCCTTCGTGCCGTTCGCGGGCCGGGACTCGAACTACCTGTGTGTCGACACCCGGCCCGGTCCCCTGCACGGCACAGTCTTCGAGTTCGACGAGACCGGCGCTGACTCGGCAGGCCCGGCCTGGCAATCGATCAGTGCTCTGCTCGCCGACATCGCCGACGCACTGACCTCGGGCAGGATGTTCGTCGACGGCCAACGGCCGAGCGTCCAGGACGGTACCGATCTGGAATGGGACTGGACCGACCGAGCATCGGACGTCGAGTTCGCAGTCCGGAACGCAACTCTCGGCACCTGA
- the miaB gene encoding tRNA (N6-isopentenyl adenosine(37)-C2)-methylthiotransferase MiaB — translation METIDQNAARSYEVRTYGCQMNVHDSERLSGLLEDAGYTKAAPGEQADLVVFNTCAVRENADNKLYGNLSHLAPVKAERPGMQIAVGGCLAQKDRDTVVKKAPWVDVVFGTHNIGSLPALLDRARHNEKAEVEILESLEAFPSTLPAKRESAYAGWVSISVGCNNTCTFCIVPSLRGKEVDRRPGDILAEVQALVNEGVLEVTLLGQNVNSYGVSFADPGIERDRGAFAKLLSACGQIEGLERVRFTSPHPAEFTDDVIEAMASTPNVCPQLHMPLQSGSDRVLKAMRRSYRSAKFLGIIEKVRAAMPHAAITTDIIVGFPGETEEDFQATLDVVRQARFTSAFTFQYSKRPGTPAAEMEGQLPKAVVQERYDRLIALQEEITLDENRKLVGTEVELLVTSGDGRKNAETARMSGRARDGRLVHFRPEGNLDGGLRAGDVVTVTITAAAPHHLVADDPVLTHRRTRAGDSFERGVTPKTPPIGVGLGLPQVGVPAPLPAQMGCNA, via the coding sequence GTGGAGACGATCGACCAGAATGCGGCACGCAGCTACGAGGTCCGCACGTACGGCTGCCAGATGAACGTGCACGACTCGGAACGGCTGTCCGGCCTCCTCGAGGACGCGGGCTACACGAAGGCGGCCCCGGGGGAGCAGGCGGATCTGGTGGTCTTCAACACCTGCGCCGTCCGCGAGAACGCCGACAACAAGCTGTACGGCAACCTCAGCCACCTGGCGCCGGTGAAGGCGGAGCGGCCCGGCATGCAGATCGCGGTCGGCGGCTGCCTCGCGCAGAAGGACCGCGACACCGTCGTGAAGAAGGCACCGTGGGTCGACGTCGTGTTCGGCACCCACAACATCGGATCGCTGCCCGCCCTGCTCGACCGCGCCCGGCACAACGAGAAGGCCGAGGTCGAGATCCTCGAATCGCTCGAGGCGTTCCCCTCGACGCTGCCCGCGAAGCGGGAGTCCGCGTACGCCGGCTGGGTGTCGATCTCGGTGGGCTGCAACAACACCTGCACGTTCTGCATCGTGCCGTCGCTGCGCGGCAAGGAGGTGGACCGGCGTCCCGGCGACATTCTCGCCGAGGTGCAGGCTCTCGTGAACGAGGGAGTCCTGGAGGTGACGCTGCTCGGGCAGAACGTCAACTCGTACGGTGTCTCCTTCGCCGATCCCGGCATCGAACGCGACCGGGGTGCCTTCGCGAAGCTGCTCAGTGCGTGCGGACAGATCGAGGGGCTCGAGCGGGTCCGGTTCACGTCCCCGCATCCGGCCGAGTTCACCGACGACGTCATCGAGGCGATGGCGTCGACCCCGAACGTGTGCCCGCAGCTGCACATGCCGCTGCAGTCCGGCTCCGACCGGGTCCTCAAGGCGATGCGCCGGTCGTACCGCAGCGCCAAGTTCCTCGGCATCATCGAGAAGGTGCGGGCCGCGATGCCGCACGCCGCGATCACCACCGACATCATCGTCGGCTTCCCCGGTGAGACCGAGGAAGACTTCCAGGCCACCCTCGACGTGGTCCGGCAGGCCCGGTTCACCAGTGCGTTCACGTTCCAGTACTCGAAGCGTCCCGGCACCCCGGCCGCCGAGATGGAGGGCCAGCTGCCGAAGGCTGTCGTGCAGGAACGCTACGACCGTCTCATCGCGCTCCAGGAGGAGATCACCCTCGACGAGAACCGCAAGCTCGTCGGCACCGAGGTGGAGCTGCTGGTGACCAGTGGTGACGGACGCAAGAACGCCGAGACCGCGCGGATGAGCGGACGCGCCCGCGACGGCCGTCTCGTCCACTTCCGGCCCGAGGGCAACCTCGACGGGGGCCTGCGGGCGGGGGACGTCGTCACTGTGACGATCACAGCGGCGGCCCCGCACCACCTGGTGGCCGACGACCCGGTCCTCACGCACCGGCGCACCCGCGCCGGAGATTCGTTCGAACGAGGGGTCACTCCGAAGACCCCGCCGATCGGCGTCGGCCTCGGGCTGCCTCAGGTGGGTGTCCCGGCGCCGCTGCCCGCACAGATGGGATGCAATGCATGA